In Deinococcus sp. QL22, the following are encoded in one genomic region:
- the scpB gene encoding SMC-Scp complex subunit ScpB, whose protein sequence is MTGPNSSGPTPSALIGAALLAAGRPVTVAELAQLLTLPPESAVQAMTTYRQALADADAGFTVEAVAGGYRLVVLPALAAHLAPLLSPPPLPALSAAALEVLAIVAYRQPVTRAEIEAMRGASAGTVVTLQERELVKVLGRSDAVGGPLLYGTTDKFLLEFGLSSVKELPELEGADFSHLLRG, encoded by the coding sequence ATGACTGGCCCCAATTCTTCTGGCCCCACCCCTTCTGCCCTGATCGGCGCGGCGTTACTGGCCGCCGGACGCCCCGTAACAGTGGCGGAACTGGCCCAACTGCTAACCCTTCCCCCCGAATCGGCGGTGCAGGCCATGACCACCTACAGGCAGGCTTTGGCCGACGCCGACGCCGGATTTACCGTGGAAGCGGTGGCGGGCGGCTACCGTCTGGTGGTGCTGCCCGCCCTCGCCGCGCACCTCGCGCCCCTCCTGTCGCCGCCGCCGTTGCCTGCTCTTAGCGCCGCTGCGCTGGAAGTGTTGGCTATTGTCGCGTACCGCCAACCCGTCACGCGGGCCGAAATAGAAGCCATGCGCGGCGCGAGTGCCGGAACCGTGGTGACCTTGCAAGAGCGCGAACTCGTAAAGGTTTTGGGCCGCAGCGACGCCGTTGGTGGGCCGCTGCTGTACGGTACCACCGACAAGTTTTTGCTGGAGTTTGGCTTATCCAGTGTCAAAGAACTGCCCGAACTGGAAGGAGCAGACTTTTCGCACCTCCTGCGGGGCTGA
- a CDS encoding DUF4388 domain-containing protein, whose protein sequence is MTKSTSSLETFDFLELLYMLSESSKTGALSVHRPDGLFQCWLEQGRVRHLEFEGVEGVPALVNLLLDAQGRFHFDDGLTHPAPRLDATLDEVAFEALDGSPEHTPLFDGPARLPSPQRVAAMRWTLQEQDVLRQVEAQRPLSDLTTDPAARRMLAKLIRMGLLTPRKSRVARLNVTVTREVRGVVVIDDLILKRWKDDLVRPPQHIAIRDDTGKIHTLPVRGGLDLGAQLLIPTDLLMRTGLRAGDSVLVRPV, encoded by the coding sequence ATGACCAAATCTACATCCAGCCTTGAAACCTTTGACTTTTTGGAATTGCTGTATATGCTTTCCGAAAGCAGCAAAACAGGCGCTCTTTCTGTGCATCGGCCAGATGGTCTTTTTCAGTGCTGGCTCGAACAAGGGCGGGTGCGCCACCTCGAATTTGAAGGTGTCGAGGGCGTGCCCGCCTTGGTCAACTTGCTGCTTGACGCACAGGGGCGATTTCATTTCGATGACGGCCTGACCCACCCTGCGCCCCGCCTGGACGCCACACTGGACGAGGTGGCGTTTGAAGCGCTGGATGGTTCGCCAGAACACACGCCGCTCTTTGATGGCCCCGCCCGCCTGCCCTCACCGCAGCGCGTGGCCGCCATGCGCTGGACACTGCAAGAACAGGACGTGTTGCGCCAGGTCGAGGCCCAGCGCCCCCTGTCCGACCTGACAACCGACCCCGCCGCCCGCCGGATGCTGGCAAAGTTGATCAGGATGGGCCTTCTCACGCCGCGCAAATCCCGCGTGGCCCGCCTGAACGTGACGGTCACCCGTGAAGTCCGCGGCGTGGTCGTGATCGACGACCTGATCCTGAAGCGCTGGAAGGATGACCTGGTGCGCCCTCCGCAACACATCGCTATTCGCGACGACACTGGAAAAATCCACACGTTGCCTGTGCGTGGCGGCCTCGATCTGGGCGCACAACTCCTGATTCCCACCGATCTTCTCATGAGAACCGGGCTGCGGGCCGGAGACAGCGTGCTGGTGCGCCCTGTCTGA
- a CDS encoding MDR family oxidoreductase has product MTQVGATIEDANQGFRALRMVKDEAGIRAEFQTLPLSALPEADTLVQVQYSSLNYKDGLAVAGKPGVLRSYPMTPGIDLVGKVISCESGQWQPGDAVILTGWGQGERTDGGYAQRARVRSEWLVPLPPGTTPQWAMSVGTAGFTAMLAVLALEDHCVTPDRGEVLVTGAAGGLGSVAVALLAAAGFTVTASTGRPAEADYLRSLGAANVIGREDLPALKRPLEKERWAGVIDSVGGATLAGAIASTRTHGAVAACGLAGGSDLPTSVFPFILRGVMLIGIDSVTCPMPRRQAAWERLARDLPAEQLQAMTQIHPLEDVPALAQQILAGQVRGRVVIEVGG; this is encoded by the coding sequence ATGACCCAAGTTGGAGCCACGATTGAAGATGCGAACCAAGGATTCCGCGCCCTGCGGATGGTGAAAGATGAGGCGGGCATTCGGGCCGAGTTTCAAACTCTGCCGTTGTCGGCCCTGCCTGAAGCAGACACGTTGGTACAGGTGCAGTATTCCAGCCTGAACTACAAAGACGGGCTGGCGGTGGCAGGCAAACCCGGCGTGCTCCGCAGTTACCCGATGACTCCGGGCATCGATCTGGTCGGCAAGGTCATCTCCTGCGAATCGGGCCAGTGGCAACCGGGCGACGCTGTGATTCTGACGGGCTGGGGCCAGGGCGAGCGCACCGATGGCGGCTATGCTCAGCGGGCGCGGGTGCGCTCCGAATGGTTGGTGCCTCTGCCACCCGGAACCACCCCCCAGTGGGCCATGAGCGTGGGCACGGCGGGTTTTACAGCCATGCTGGCGGTATTGGCCCTCGAAGATCACTGCGTGACGCCGGACAGGGGAGAGGTGCTGGTCACGGGCGCGGCAGGCGGCTTAGGCAGCGTGGCCGTCGCACTCCTGGCCGCCGCAGGTTTTACTGTGACGGCCAGCACAGGCCGACCCGCCGAGGCCGACTATTTGCGGAGCCTGGGGGCCGCCAACGTTATCGGGCGCGAGGACTTGCCTGCCCTGAAACGCCCGCTGGAAAAGGAGCGCTGGGCAGGCGTCATAGACAGCGTGGGCGGCGCAACGCTGGCCGGAGCCATCGCCTCGACGCGTACGCACGGCGCAGTGGCGGCCTGCGGCTTGGCGGGCGGCAGCGACCTTCCGACCAGCGTGTTTCCCTTCATTTTGCGCGGCGTCATGCTGATCGGAATAGATTCGGTGACTTGCCCCATGCCCCGCCGCCAGGCTGCATGGGAACGCCTGGCCCGCGACCTGCCCGCCGAACAGTTGCAGGCCATGACCCAGATTCACCCGCTAGAAGACGTGCCCGCGCTGGCCCAGCAGATTCTGGCCGGACAGGTGCGCGGGCGCGTGGTCATCGAGGTCGGGGGCTGA
- a CDS encoding amidase family protein has product MSLTSLLPDPILDLDVCALAAATRRGDLTASEVTRAYLSRLNAHNPRLHAVITVNPQAEADAAKLDTLPEAKRGPLHGVPLLIKDNIDVAGLPTTAGSLLMLAHIPPTDAPLVARLRAAGAVFLGKANLTEWANFMTLGMPNGFSGAGGQTVNPWNEVLPGGGVRDTGGSSSGSGVAVAARLCAAAIGTETSGSIVSPAHQSGVVGVKPTVGLVPRTGVVPISSSQDTAGPLTRSVRDAALLLSVMAGPDEQDAASRRLPVPDMVLASNALEGAHIGIIRDEPHLTPEETAALAVAETHLKAAGATLHDLNFPTRAEVAGWHLEVLEYEFKATLNAYLSGVQHGPHSMADLLDQIDEDPARLAPYGQTLLHAANGTRGDLSERSYAHARQRDLDLSATRGLDALYAEGLDAIVFPGIHGYGIVAKAGYPSLALPVPLQGAPPCGILLTSPAGSDARLMALAAHLNTALGGVQFPPDPALPTATPQPTA; this is encoded by the coding sequence GTGTCCCTAACTTCCCTTTTGCCCGATCCGATCCTAGATCTCGACGTGTGTGCGTTGGCCGCCGCCACGCGCCGGGGCGACTTGACCGCCAGCGAGGTAACAAGGGCCTATCTCTCGCGCCTGAATGCACACAATCCGCGCCTACACGCGGTCATTACTGTAAATCCACAGGCCGAAGCCGACGCCGCGAAACTGGATACCTTGCCGGAAGCCAAGCGTGGGCCGCTGCACGGCGTGCCGCTGCTGATCAAAGACAACATTGACGTGGCGGGCCTGCCGACCACCGCCGGAAGCCTGCTGATGCTGGCGCACATTCCGCCCACCGACGCGCCGCTGGTGGCACGGTTGCGGGCGGCGGGCGCGGTGTTTCTGGGCAAAGCCAACCTGACAGAGTGGGCCAACTTCATGACGCTGGGGATGCCCAACGGGTTTAGTGGCGCGGGCGGCCAAACGGTGAACCCGTGGAACGAGGTGCTGCCGGGCGGCGGCGTGCGCGATACGGGCGGAAGCTCCAGCGGCAGCGGCGTGGCAGTGGCGGCCCGGCTGTGTGCGGCGGCCATCGGCACCGAAACCAGCGGCAGCATCGTCAGTCCAGCGCACCAGAGCGGCGTGGTGGGCGTCAAACCCACCGTAGGGCTGGTGCCGCGTACAGGCGTGGTGCCCATCAGTTCCAGTCAGGATACGGCTGGCCCGCTGACCCGCTCGGTGCGCGACGCGGCGCTGCTGCTGTCGGTGATGGCTGGCCCCGACGAACAGGACGCCGCCAGCCGCCGCCTGCCTGTGCCCGACATGGTTCTTGCCAGCAATGCCCTAGAAGGCGCCCACATCGGCATTATTCGGGATGAGCCGCACCTGACGCCTGAAGAAACGGCGGCCTTGGCGGTGGCCGAAACCCACCTGAAGGCGGCAGGCGCGACCCTGCACGACCTCAACTTCCCCACCCGCGCCGAGGTGGCGGGCTGGCATCTGGAGGTGCTGGAATACGAGTTCAAGGCGACCCTGAATGCCTACCTGAGCGGCGTGCAGCACGGCCCGCACTCCATGGCTGACCTATTGGATCAGATTGATGAAGACCCGGCCCGCCTCGCCCCCTACGGCCAAACGCTGCTGCATGCGGCCAACGGCACACGCGGCGACCTCAGCGAACGCAGCTACGCGCACGCCCGCCAGCGCGACCTTGACCTGAGTGCGACACGCGGCCTGGACGCCCTGTATGCCGAGGGTCTGGACGCCATCGTGTTCCCCGGTATTCACGGCTACGGGATCGTCGCCAAAGCGGGCTATCCCAGCCTCGCGCTGCCCGTGCCGCTGCAAGGCGCGCCCCCCTGCGGCATCCTGCTGACCAGTCCCGCCGGAAGCGACGCCCGCCTGATGGCCTTGGCGGCCCACCTGAATACGGCCCTTGGCGGCGTGCAATTCCCGCCCGATCCCGCTCTCCCCACTGCAACGCCCCAGCCCACCGCTTGA
- a CDS encoding L-threonylcarbamoyladenylate synthase, with product MPQPHANPHLSLSPEYWQAILALEAGQIVGYPSETVWGLAAHAARPDAVQALTLRKGRERGKPIQVSCSSLRTVQSVAHWNAGLDAVAAFWPGPLTVVTAARSTCPPDLAPGGWVGVRVPDHPVIQSLLAQCGGLLATTSLNPSGQPAARTFAEAQAYALADLLLPGSDQDGHSSSGQTAGIASTVIQLPAEPQQTALVLREGGLPYPLLAEALARVGIHLASPT from the coding sequence ATGCCGCAACCACACGCCAACCCTCATTTAAGCCTCTCGCCGGAGTATTGGCAGGCCATCCTCGCCCTGGAAGCGGGGCAGATTGTCGGCTATCCCAGTGAAACCGTCTGGGGATTGGCGGCCCACGCAGCGCGCCCGGACGCGGTACAGGCGCTGACGCTCCGCAAGGGCCGGGAGAGAGGCAAGCCTATTCAGGTGTCTTGTTCAAGTCTACGAACGGTGCAGTCAGTTGCCCATTGGAATGCCGGGCTTGACGCAGTGGCCGCCTTTTGGCCCGGCCCGCTCACGGTGGTGACTGCGGCGCGCTCCACTTGCCCGCCTGACCTCGCACCTGGCGGCTGGGTGGGGGTGCGCGTGCCCGATCACCCTGTAATTCAGTCGTTGCTGGCCCAATGCGGCGGCCTCCTCGCCACCACCAGCCTCAATCCCAGCGGGCAACCTGCCGCCCGCACTTTTGCCGAGGCACAGGCCTACGCATTGGCCGATCTGCTGCTGCCCGGTAGCGATCAGGACGGCCATTCCAGTTCAGGTCAAACCGCCGGGATCGCCAGTACCGTCATTCAGTTGCCTGCCGAACCGCAGCAGACGGCGCTGGTGCTGCGTGAAGGCGGGCTGCCTTACCCGCTGCTGGCCGAAGCTCTGGCGCGGGTCGGCATACATCTGGCTTCTCCGACATGA
- a CDS encoding ATP-binding protein, with the protein MASVDSQVVFVVSRDRSRASLLASALPVAQVIYISDAETLLREAHVRPPHVVLLYTDTPGVPLAQVLPLLRQRAELAGTHWLAVGTQGLGALLVAGADALISDTTPVEAVATQVKTMLWRAQQHHETQERVAQLQRRMDTWEHEERIRDQLVHMLVHDLKNPIAAVMGLLEVVEDDSRVPDDSRDLIKVARDETQHLLHLAVNMLDVRKIQAGKMNLRRELMFSPMFLEVIELSRGDVGSGLRDRHVRVEVEPGLSPASADPEILRRVMANLISNAMKHTTTGGVITLIVRQGKEDVQFVIRDDGEGIPADDIPNLFAAFEQSRLTLHGRFDTGMGLAFCKLAIEEHGGTIFVESERGKGATFTFTLPLAQDGDDEDFAELLN; encoded by the coding sequence ATGGCTTCCGTTGATTCTCAAGTTGTTTTCGTCGTCTCGCGGGATCGTTCCCGTGCGTCACTTCTCGCTTCTGCATTGCCTGTTGCCCAGGTGATTTACATCAGTGATGCCGAGACCCTTCTACGTGAAGCGCATGTGAGGCCGCCTCATGTGGTGCTGCTGTACACCGATACGCCCGGTGTGCCGCTGGCGCAGGTGCTCCCGCTCCTGCGGCAACGGGCAGAGTTGGCGGGCACACACTGGCTGGCAGTGGGCACGCAGGGGCTGGGGGCGCTGTTGGTCGCCGGAGCCGACGCCCTGATCAGCGATACAACGCCAGTAGAGGCAGTCGCCACGCAGGTGAAAACGATGCTGTGGCGGGCACAGCAGCACCACGAAACCCAAGAGCGGGTAGCGCAGTTGCAGCGCCGCATGGATACCTGGGAACACGAGGAACGGATTCGGGATCAGCTGGTGCATATGCTGGTGCACGACCTGAAGAACCCGATTGCCGCCGTGATGGGCCTGCTGGAAGTTGTAGAAGACGATTCCCGTGTGCCCGACGATTCCCGCGACCTGATTAAAGTGGCCCGCGACGAAACCCAGCATTTGCTGCACCTCGCCGTGAATATGTTGGATGTCCGCAAGATTCAGGCCGGAAAGATGAACCTGCGCCGCGAACTGATGTTCAGCCCGATGTTTTTGGAAGTCATCGAACTCTCGCGCGGCGATGTGGGCAGCGGCCTGCGTGACCGTCATGTGCGGGTAGAAGTGGAACCTGGCCTCAGCCCCGCCAGCGCAGACCCCGAAATTCTGCGCCGCGTGATGGCTAACCTGATCAGCAATGCCATGAAGCACACCACCACAGGCGGCGTGATTACCCTGATCGTGCGGCAGGGCAAAGAGGACGTGCAATTCGTGATCCGCGACGATGGCGAGGGCATTCCCGCCGACGATATTCCCAACCTGTTCGCCGCTTTCGAGCAGAGCCGCCTGACGCTGCATGGGCGCTTTGATACCGGGATGGGTTTGGCCTTTTGCAAGCTGGCGATTGAGGAACACGGCGGCACCATTTTTGTGGAATCCGAGCGGGGCAAGGGCGCGACCTTTACCTTTACGCTGCCACTGGCTCAGGACGGCGACGACGAGGATTTTGCCGAATTGCTGAATTAG
- a CDS encoding prephenate dehydratase: protein MSHGEIGHTSEPTEAPQGVMVAFQGNPGAYGEIAALNAVPNTAHTRGYPTFHEVARAVESGEADFGVLPVENSLMGAIHQAIDLLSDTELHVIGEVVVRVSHCLMALPGVALEDVRRVSSQQPALDQCTGLIRKHNLQPVAAHDTAGSAKDLAARGARDEAVIASARAAELYGLNILAREIEDESFNYTRFMILSRHEGEISDVPHKTSLIFAVRHTPGFLVETLNELRGLNLSRIESRPRRDRAWSYLMYIDIEGDARDPKVAQALAGVLRKASYARIIGSYPVAQHTVG, encoded by the coding sequence ATGAGTCACGGCGAGATCGGTCACACTTCTGAACCTACTGAAGCACCGCAGGGCGTTATGGTGGCTTTTCAGGGCAATCCCGGCGCATACGGCGAAATTGCGGCGCTGAATGCCGTCCCCAACACGGCGCACACTCGCGGCTATCCTACCTTTCATGAGGTGGCCCGCGCCGTGGAATCGGGCGAGGCCGACTTTGGCGTGCTGCCTGTCGAAAATAGCCTAATGGGGGCCATTCATCAGGCCATAGACCTGCTCTCGGATACCGAACTGCACGTGATCGGTGAAGTGGTGGTGCGCGTGAGCCACTGCCTGATGGCGCTGCCGGGCGTAGCACTGGAGGACGTGCGGCGCGTATCGTCGCAGCAGCCCGCGCTTGATCAATGCACGGGGCTGATTCGCAAGCACAACCTTCAGCCCGTGGCTGCCCACGACACGGCGGGCAGCGCCAAAGACCTGGCTGCACGGGGGGCACGCGATGAAGCCGTGATCGCCTCGGCCCGCGCCGCCGAGTTGTACGGCCTGAATATCTTGGCCCGCGAAATCGAGGACGAATCGTTCAACTACACGCGATTCATGATCCTGTCCCGGCATGAGGGCGAAATTTCGGACGTGCCACACAAAACCAGCCTGATTTTCGCAGTACGCCACACACCCGGTTTTCTGGTAGAAACCCTGAACGAATTGCGCGGCCTCAACCTCTCGCGCATCGAGTCGCGCCCGCGCCGTGACCGGGCCTGGAGCTACCTGATGTACATAGACATCGAGGGCGACGCCCGTGATCCGAAAGTGGCTCAGGCGCTGGCCGGGGTGCTGCGGAAGGCCAGTTATGCCCGGATTATCGGCAGTTACCCGGTAGCGCAACATACGGTGGGGTAA
- a CDS encoding ring-cleaving dioxygenase, translating into MTAFSLIPHGMHHVTAVTANAPANHAFYVGVLGMRMVKKTVNQDDPSAYHLFFADGAGNPGSDLTFFEWPVPPETPGNNSISRTSLRVPDGSLTWWADYLAAQGINTTHSQRAGRASLDFTDPEGQRLSLLEGGPSGQTWAASVIPAAHQIAGLGPSELTLPSLFPTDRVLTRVYGLTAAGTYPDPANPAHTIHVYQMAEGGPHAELHVQIRPDLAPARPGAGGVHHIALRVHDDQYHDWNAKLGSLGLRTSGEVDRHWFQSIYYREPQGILIELATDGPGFGVDEDADKLGEKLVLAPFLEPKRAQIEAGLKPVG; encoded by the coding sequence ATGACTGCCTTTTCTCTCATTCCACACGGTATGCATCACGTCACGGCCGTTACTGCCAACGCACCTGCCAATCACGCCTTTTATGTGGGCGTTCTGGGCATGCGCATGGTCAAAAAGACTGTAAATCAGGACGACCCCAGCGCCTACCACCTGTTTTTTGCCGATGGTGCAGGCAATCCCGGCAGCGACCTGACGTTTTTCGAGTGGCCTGTACCGCCGGAAACGCCGGGCAACAATTCTATTTCCAGAACCAGTTTGCGTGTGCCAGACGGCAGCCTGACATGGTGGGCCGACTACTTGGCGGCACAGGGCATAAACACGACCCACAGCCAACGCGCAGGCCGCGCGAGCCTCGATTTTACCGACCCCGAAGGCCAACGCCTCAGCCTTCTGGAAGGTGGCCCCAGCGGGCAAACGTGGGCTGCCAGCGTCATTCCCGCCGCCCATCAGATTGCTGGTCTCGGCCCCAGCGAACTGACCCTGCCCAGCCTTTTTCCCACCGACCGTGTGCTGACCCGTGTGTATGGCTTGACCGCCGCTGGCACGTATCCCGATCCGGCCAATCCAGCCCATACCATTCACGTGTACCAGATGGCAGAGGGCGGCCCACACGCCGAGCTTCATGTGCAGATTCGGCCCGATTTGGCCCCGGCGCGGCCCGGTGCAGGCGGCGTGCATCACATTGCCCTGCGCGTTCACGATGACCAATACCACGACTGGAACGCCAAATTAGGCAGCTTGGGCCTCCGCACCAGTGGGGAAGTAGACCGCCATTGGTTCCAGTCCATCTACTACCGCGAGCCGCAGGGCATTCTGATCGAGCTTGCCACCGATGGCCCCGGCTTTGGCGTAGACGAGGACGCCGATAAATTGGGAGAAAAGCTCGTGCTGGCCCCCTTTCTGGAGCCTAAGCGGGCGCAGATCGAAGCTGGGTTAAAGCCTGTCGGGTGA
- a CDS encoding S8 family serine peptidase: MNRSVPLRLPLAALLTLSLMACTSDPAPVVPPPVVVVPPEVPVTPAPGPSRLSNQTVNLGTALSGTATQSFSGTWNVRNVPDWLAVSATAGTGDVNLTVTADRVQMAAVAANVPTLSGDLILSWAAGTASGTVTWRVTADNYTLTGRVLDGAAAQSLSVSGADIQLGEKEIETPALTDARGVIVKYRATTAHNAVLDGKTLNAQTLGTQLSPGQFQGLQRSADLLNRLGISPAQRRNLGGRELLLQTAEVAPALAALRADPNVEYAVPNAVLRQQAAAPVIPSDQYAGLQWAYPLMGYGAVWRDMQGGAYTRPITVAVIDSGVRFDHPDLAGQLWQPGEGALDVLSEAGNGDGNGLDTDPTDPSTPERVQNRAVDSHGTHVTGIIAARWGTIAPVGCPACSTSGVVGASYLAPIKVLPIRAIDVNGDITLADVTLSVRYAAGLSVPAITTNPHPAQVINLSLGGEISAADAAPMCDAIAEARTAGALVVAAAGNGGNTVPTYPAACSAAVSVGSVSLSGASAPEHAPYSSAYDAVQLSAPGGTDPNSPTSFNGGTFNGAAFPDMILSTGWDYGRNQPAYMAEAGTSQAAPQVAALAALLLSKGVTTSPADTLARLNATATDLGAAGRDPQFGSGMINAAAALNAPATSNSVGLRLQDSLGNSYQPVLDSLGRFTALLPDGTFRVVAGRDLNSNGVYGEVGEAKQERSGNLGPNTPTTDVGTLTVGN; the protein is encoded by the coding sequence ATGAACCGCTCTGTGCCTCTGCGTTTGCCTCTGGCTGCCCTGCTGACCCTGTCGCTGATGGCCTGCACATCCGATCCAGCCCCAGTGGTGCCTCCGCCCGTGGTGGTCGTGCCGCCCGAAGTGCCCGTGACTCCGGCTCCCGGCCCCAGCCGACTCAGCAACCAGACGGTGAACCTTGGTACGGCGCTGTCGGGCACAGCCACGCAGAGCTTTAGCGGCACCTGGAATGTTCGGAATGTTCCCGATTGGCTAGCGGTCTCGGCAACAGCGGGCACCGGAGACGTGAATCTGACCGTAACCGCAGACCGCGTGCAGATGGCGGCGGTGGCGGCCAATGTGCCCACTCTCAGCGGCGATCTGATCCTCAGTTGGGCAGCGGGCACGGCCAGCGGCACCGTGACCTGGAGGGTGACGGCAGACAACTACACCCTGACAGGCCGCGTGCTGGACGGCGCGGCGGCCCAAAGCCTGAGCGTGAGTGGAGCCGATATTCAACTGGGCGAAAAAGAGATAGAGACTCCGGCATTGACCGATGCACGGGGCGTAATCGTCAAGTACCGGGCCACCACCGCCCACAACGCCGTGTTAGACGGCAAGACTCTGAATGCTCAGACCCTCGGAACGCAGCTATCTCCGGGGCAGTTCCAGGGCTTGCAACGCTCTGCTGACCTGCTGAACCGCTTGGGAATCTCGCCCGCCCAGCGCCGGAATCTGGGTGGCCGCGAACTCCTGCTTCAGACGGCTGAAGTTGCGCCTGCGCTCGCTGCACTCCGGGCCGATCCGAATGTGGAATACGCTGTGCCCAATGCCGTGTTGCGCCAGCAGGCCGCCGCGCCCGTGATTCCCAGCGACCAGTACGCGGGCTTGCAGTGGGCCTATCCGCTGATGGGCTACGGGGCCGTGTGGCGCGACATGCAGGGCGGCGCGTACACCCGGCCCATTACGGTGGCGGTCATCGATTCCGGCGTGCGCTTTGATCATCCAGATCTGGCGGGGCAACTGTGGCAACCGGGCGAAGGTGCGCTGGACGTGCTGAGCGAAGCAGGCAACGGCGACGGCAACGGTCTGGACACCGATCCTACCGACCCCAGCACACCGGAGCGGGTACAGAATAGGGCGGTAGACAGCCACGGCACCCATGTGACCGGAATCATCGCCGCTCGCTGGGGCACGATTGCGCCGGTGGGCTGCCCCGCGTGCAGCACCAGCGGCGTGGTCGGTGCGTCGTATCTCGCGCCCATCAAAGTGCTGCCGATCCGGGCCATCGACGTGAACGGCGACATTACACTGGCCGACGTGACCCTCTCGGTGCGCTACGCGGCGGGCCTGAGCGTGCCTGCAATCACCACCAACCCTCACCCGGCACAGGTCATCAATCTGAGCCTCGGCGGAGAGATCAGTGCTGCCGATGCCGCGCCCATGTGTGACGCCATTGCCGAAGCCCGCACTGCCGGGGCGTTGGTGGTGGCCGCAGCGGGCAACGGCGGCAACACCGTGCCTACCTATCCCGCCGCGTGTTCGGCAGCCGTTTCGGTGGGCAGCGTGTCGCTTTCGGGGGCCAGTGCGCCAGAGCACGCGCCCTACAGCAGCGCCTACGACGCCGTGCAACTCAGTGCGCCCGGAGGCACCGACCCCAACAGCCCTACCTCTTTCAATGGCGGCACGTTCAACGGAGCCGCCTTCCCCGACATGATCCTGTCTACGGGTTGGGATTATGGCCGCAATCAGCCCGCCTACATGGCCGAAGCAGGCACGAGTCAGGCCGCGCCGCAGGTGGCTGCCCTGGCCGCCCTACTGCTCAGCAAAGGCGTGACCACGTCGCCCGCCGATACCCTGGCCCGCCTGAACGCCACCGCCACCGACCTCGGCGCAGCAGGACGCGATCCCCAATTCGGCTCCGGCATGATCAACGCCGCCGCTGCCCTGAACGCGCCCGCCACCAGCAACAGTGTGGGCTTGCGCCTGCAAGACTCGCTGGGCAACTCCTATCAGCCTGTGCTGGACAGCCTGGGCCGCTTTACCGCCCTGCTCCCCGACGGCACCTTTCGGGTGGTGGCAGGCCGCGACCTGAACAGCAACGGCGTGTACGGCGAAGTGGGCGAAGCCAAGCAGGAACGCAGCGGGAACCTTGGCCCGAACACGCCCACTACCGATGTGGGAACGCTGACGGTGGGGAACTGA
- a CDS encoding metal-binding protein encodes MGGVPSGRVHNLINVAAYSVLAGGVLLASAQNVVAVSPTQAVYFSLAYAAGTFLLSPDLDLAEGHVNSKRYWGVLGFLWAPYGMIFSHRGISHTWVVGPLTRLAYLAIMVGIGVGLISLVFPGVRLPTFPQTLNVAELWPALWPLLLGYYLSQWLHLMADGVRPDHGMRHSMRKIRKRF; translated from the coding sequence ATGGGCGGCGTGCCCAGTGGACGAGTTCATAATCTGATCAATGTTGCCGCGTATTCCGTGTTGGCGGGCGGCGTTTTGCTGGCTTCGGCCCAAAACGTCGTGGCTGTTTCGCCCACGCAAGCCGTGTATTTCTCGCTGGCCTACGCCGCCGGAACCTTCCTGCTCTCGCCCGATCTGGATTTGGCCGAGGGCCACGTGAACAGCAAACGCTATTGGGGCGTGCTGGGCTTTTTGTGGGCCCCTTACGGCATGATCTTCAGTCACCGGGGTATCTCTCATACGTGGGTGGTGGGGCCGCTGACCCGGCTGGCCTACCTCGCCATCATGGTGGGCATCGGGGTCGGCCTGATCTCGCTGGTCTTTCCCGGTGTGCGCCTGCCCACCTTCCCGCAAACCCTGAACGTCGCAGAACTCTGGCCTGCGCTGTGGCCGCTGCTGCTCGGCTATTACCTCAGTCAATGGCTGCACCTGATGGCCGATGGCGTGCGCCCCGATCATGGGATGCGGCACAGCATGAGGAAGATTCGCAAGCGTTTTTAG